A genomic window from uncultured Fibrobacter sp. includes:
- a CDS encoding Fic family protein — translation MTSKNLEEALESWNSLQPLCEYNKHRLNRRFTIDFNYNSNHIEGNTLTYGQTELLLFFGKVSGTAKLKDCEEMKASNVCLKLSLAESQEKSFPLTQHFIRQLHRTLLREDYQVHYVRPDGNASSYTIHAGQYKTRPNSVVTRYGDIFTYASPEETPSLMSDLVDWYNLSESEGKLSPVDLAALFHYRYIRIHPFEDGNGRIARLMVNYILARHGYPLLVVRSRQKNDYLEALHETDLNVGPAPSDGARATLTQIRPFRNYFRKMYANEIMFNVRFVKEQGPGVWWFDGEQVQFRTENSSKILELLSDYPDITYAELRENIGINMSAIQKQLKSMMDKGYIVRTENREWRVIITR, via the coding sequence ATGACGTCGAAAAATCTCGAAGAAGCCCTGGAATCATGGAATTCGCTGCAGCCCCTCTGCGAGTACAACAAGCATCGCCTAAACAGACGGTTTACAATCGATTTCAACTACAATAGCAACCACATCGAGGGCAACACCCTCACTTACGGGCAGACGGAACTCCTGCTCTTCTTCGGAAAGGTAAGCGGGACCGCCAAGCTAAAAGATTGCGAAGAAATGAAAGCAAGCAACGTCTGTCTAAAGCTATCTCTGGCAGAGTCGCAAGAAAAAAGTTTTCCCCTTACCCAGCACTTTATACGGCAGTTGCACAGGACCCTTCTTCGAGAAGATTACCAGGTCCACTACGTTCGTCCCGACGGAAACGCTTCATCCTACACAATTCACGCAGGCCAGTACAAGACAAGGCCGAACAGCGTCGTCACCCGCTATGGGGACATATTCACTTACGCATCGCCCGAGGAAACGCCCTCGCTGATGAGCGATCTAGTAGACTGGTACAACCTGAGCGAGAGCGAAGGAAAGCTATCGCCGGTAGACCTTGCCGCCCTATTCCATTATCGGTATATTCGAATACATCCATTTGAAGACGGAAACGGAAGAATAGCCCGACTGATGGTCAACTATATCCTTGCAAGGCATGGTTACCCGTTGCTCGTAGTGCGCAGCCGCCAAAAGAACGATTATCTCGAAGCACTTCACGAAACTGATTTAAATGTGGGCCCCGCTCCATCCGACGGAGCTCGGGCGACACTAACGCAAATCCGCCCCTTCCGGAACTATTTCCGAAAAATGTACGCCAACGAAATTATGTTCAACGTGCGATTTGTCAAGGAGCAAGGCCCCGGAGTCTGGTGGTTTGATGGTGAACAAGTGCAGTTCCGCACTGAAAATTCCAGCAAAATTCTGGAACTACTCTCTGATTATCCGGACATAACCTACGCCGAACTTAGAGAGAATATCGGCATAAACATGTCCGCCATACAAAAACAGCTAAAATCAATGATGGATAAGGGCTACATTGTCCGAACAGAAAACAGGGAATGGCGCGTGATCATAACCCGGTAA
- a CDS encoding carbon-nitrogen hydrolase: MSKIKVATLQGKWTGDFDSNNAWYVEQARALKGKGYDLVVLPELFHTPYFPFEENADFFDLAIEKDHPIVGQWQSIAKELNAVVVFPFFEKRARGIYHNSAFVFERDGSIAGLYRKSHIPDDPAFYEKYYFIPGDTGFEPIKTSAGTLGVLICWDQWFPEAARIMSLKGADVLIYPTAIGWMDSEPKEIYPRQQDSWMTVMRGHAIANRTFVIAANRGGTEGHLTFWGTSFAAAPDGYILEKCSPEFLGVSTVEIDLAETEENRRWWPHFRDRRIDLYGDILKIWGD, from the coding sequence ATGAGCAAGATTAAAGTAGCCACGCTGCAAGGCAAGTGGACGGGCGATTTCGATTCGAATAACGCCTGGTACGTGGAACAGGCCCGCGCCCTCAAGGGCAAGGGCTACGACCTGGTCGTGTTGCCGGAACTCTTCCACACGCCGTACTTCCCGTTCGAGGAGAACGCGGACTTCTTTGACCTCGCTATCGAAAAGGACCACCCGATTGTGGGCCAGTGGCAGTCCATCGCGAAGGAACTGAACGCCGTCGTGGTGTTCCCCTTCTTCGAGAAGCGCGCCCGCGGCATCTACCACAATTCCGCCTTCGTATTCGAGCGCGACGGCAGCATCGCCGGGCTCTACCGCAAGAGCCACATTCCCGACGATCCCGCCTTCTACGAAAAGTACTACTTCATCCCGGGCGACACGGGCTTCGAGCCCATCAAGACAAGCGCAGGCACTTTGGGCGTGCTCATCTGCTGGGACCAGTGGTTCCCGGAAGCCGCCCGCATCATGAGCCTCAAGGGCGCAGACGTGCTCATCTACCCCACCGCCATCGGCTGGATGGATTCTGAACCCAAGGAAATCTACCCGCGCCAGCAGGACAGCTGGATGACCGTCATGCGCGGCCACGCCATTGCGAACCGCACCTTCGTGATTGCGGCAAACCGTGGCGGCACCGAAGGCCACCTCACGTTCTGGGGCACGAGCTTTGCCGCCGCACCCGACGGCTACATTCTCGAAAAGTGCTCCCCCGAATTCCTCGGGGTCTCCACCGTCGAAATCGACCTCGCCGAAACCGAAGAGAATCGCCGCTGGTGGCCGCACTTCCGCGACCGCCGCATCGACCTGTACGGGGACATCCTGAAAATCTGGGGCGACTGA